AAATCTACTTTGCTAAAAAGTCTAAATCGTATGAATGACTTGGTAGAAAACTGCAAAATCAAAGGGCAGATTTTGCTAAATGATAAAAATATCTACAAAAACTACAATGTCAATCTGCTTCGCAAAAAGGTGGGAATGGTATTTCAAAAGCCAAATCCATTTCCTATGAGTATCTATGAAAATCTAACATTTGGTCCCAAAACACACGGAATCAAGGACAAAACCAAACTAAATGAAATCGTAGAGAAATGCCTAAAAAATGTCGCACTTTTTGATGAGCTAAAAGACAGACTGCAGACTTCCGCGCTATCGCTTAGCGGTGGGCAGCAGCAAAGGCTGTGTATCGCTAGGGCTTTGGCGATAAATCCTGAGGTGATTTTGATGGATGAGCCTACAAGTGCGCTTGACCCGATTTCTACGCTTAAAATCGAGGAGTTAGTCAAAGATTTGCGCTCCAAATACACCATAATCATCGTTACGCACAATATGCAACAAGCAATGCGTATCAGCGACAAAGTGGCGTTTTTTTGGCTGGGTGAAATGGTGGAATTTAACAAAACTAAAATAATCTTTAGCGATGAGGCAAAAGAGAAAAAGACAAGGGACTATATCGCAGGGAGATTTGGGTGAGATTGGTGGAATCTTATAGTTGTGGTGGGCGTTTTGCAAAGGTGGCGAATCTTATAAATTTTACTTTTTGAAAAGTTTGCTATGGCTTCCCACACGCAAGGCATTTAGCTGTAAAATATCATCAAATTTTTCATAGATTAAAAGCAAATCTGGCTTTATGTGGCACTCTCTAGTGCCTTGCAGATTGCCATTTAGCGCGTGGTCGTTATGCTTTGGCTCTAGTGTTTTGCCATTTGCGAGTTTGTCGATTAGTGCGTCTGTCAAGTCTTTTTCTTTGGTTTGTAGCTTTTTGTAGTCCTTGATGAAACTTTTTGCGTAGTTGATATTATATTTCGCCATTTTCTACTGCTATTCTAAATTCTTTCGCGCTACTAAATGTCCGCAATGTGCCGTTTTTACGCGCAGATTCAACCTCTGCCTTTGCTTTTAAAATCCCTTTTTCAAATTTTGTGAGTTTTGGTTTTTTGACTTTTTCAACCCTGCATTTTGCATTCATCGCCTTGCTAAGTGCCTTAAACGCAGGGAGAAACTCATCTTTGACATTTTCTATCACTAAAGTGCTCATTTGCAGATTCCTTATTTTAGATTTTGGTGTATTGTAGCATACTTATTTTGATTCAAAGGGTTTAATTAAACTCTACGATTTTTTACTTTATGTTATTTTTAAGTAGCAATTAAGCAAAATATGTTACAATTCTACACAAATTTTGATTATTGGGATAAAAATGACAATAGACTTAAACAAGCAAATCGCACTATTTTCGCAAAAACGATTGCAAAGCTATGAATCCACCGAGCAACACAAAGAAAATTTCTTGCTTATACAAAGATTATGCGCTAAAATCGGGCTTTTGGAAATCATCACGCGCAATAAAGTCGCACAGATTTTGCAAATAGGCGATGATGAGTTTGTATCTAAGCAAACGCTAGGCTTTTGGGGCGATAAAATCAATGAGTGCAAAATCCACAATGCCCTTGTAAATCTAGCGCATATAGATTTCAAAAAATACTCAAAGTTTAATAAAAAAGACAAAATGCGGAACTATCAAAAAGTCATCGTGGCTTACGCGCTATTTCGCACGATGAGAAACCGCGCTTTTCACTTTGAAAATCTTTTCAAACGCAATGCGAATGGGACTTCTAGGCTTTCTACTTGTCTAACTTTTGGCAAAACAAAAATCGTGGCGGGGATAGAGCCAGACAAAATGGAAGCATTTTTAGATGATATGATAGAGGCTTTTGATAGCGAGTTAGCAGGATTTTTTGATTGAAGTGATTGAAAGTTTTGCTTAAGGCTAAAAGGTGGCGGTAAAGCACCGCCGTGAATACGCGCAAATTATAGCGCGTTTTTAGTGCGTTGTCAATAGTAGTGCTAGGTGGATTCTATGATTTTTATTTCGTTTGAATCTAAATCATAGAGTTGATAGACTAGCTTATCGATTTGAGATTCAAGCGTGGTGGTGTCGCTTTGCGAATCTTTTGCTTTTAGCTCTAAAATCTTATCGACTAGATTCACAATCTTATCTGCGATTTTTTGATTTTTGGTGTTTAGCTTTGGAATCGGTAATTGCTCATATAAATATGTTTGAATCTCTGGGAACAATTCCTCTTTTTTTGGTTGTGAATTTTTTAAGATAATAAAAATTTAGCAGTTTTGAGTTTAGCAATGCTAGGATAAATTTGGGATTATATTTCGCATTTGTGATTTTTATGCCATAGATATTTTTGGTAAATGCGTAGGATTCGCTTGTCATACTAGCACTCAAACGCTTATCGACACGCCTTAAATAAATCAAATCTTTTGATTGAAAAAAGTCAAATAATCTTTGAATATCTTTTAGTTTTGAATCTATAAAAGTTTGATTCCACTCAACGCTATACGCCTTTACTTCGCCACCACATAAAATTTTCATTCCTTTGCGAAAATCTCTCACAAAATTCTTGCCATATTCTGCGCCGCGCTTTGTTTGCATTATTGATTTTAGCAGAATCGTATCTTTGCAAATCTTATCAAATAGTGCAATCAAATTTTTATCCACATTAAAGATAATTTCACTTTTGGCATTTTGTGCAAAAATATCCTTTTCTACATTGTCGATAAAATTAAAAATTTCATTTGTTTCTTTGTAGTGTTTTATGGTGCTTTGATTTGGGGTGCAGATTTGAATCTCAGCTATGACATTTTCAGTTTTGGCGCGTGTGAATGGATTTGATTCGCTTAATGAAAGCAAATTGACTTTTTCTAAAAAATATTTGCGCATTGATTGCAAACTCTCATTGACAAGCCAAAATCTAGGTGTGATAAAATTCACATAATAATTTGGCTTTGCGATTTTAAAGCCCATTTCAAAAAACATTGTGTATAGGTCGCTATTCCATTTGTATTGCGGATATTCTATCTTTCTCTTTACCACATACGGCGGATTACCTATAATCAAATCAAATCCCATAAAGTCGCCTATGGAATCAAGTTCATTGGGCGTTGGATTTTGTCCTGCGCGTTTTTTCGCGTTGTGTAGTTTTGCTTTTTCTTGCTTTGATTGCAAGGATTGCAAATCAAGCACTTCAGGGAATTCAAATCGCCATTCAAAAGTTTGTTGTTCTTTTATGGATTGTATGTTGTCAAAATCCGCTTTGATAGAATCTAGAAGTTTTTGCCCTTGGTTGTCAATCTCTTTTGGAGTGGAATACTCAAATACATCGTCTTTGTTTGCTTGTATTTTTGGAATAAATTTCATTCCATTATTTCTACTGATTTTTATCATTTCCATACCAAATGGTGTCCCAATATCAAACACCTCGTCCCCATAGATTTCTATGAAATTTTTAAGTTTGTCCTTCATCTGTTTTGATACAAAGCTATTATCCAAAAGCGTAGTTTTGAAATATGATTTGATAGATTCTATCTCTTTAGCGATTGCTTGCTTGTCGCCTAGTTTTTCTTTGTAGGTTTGCACCAAGTCGTTATAGCGTAAAAGTTTTTCTCTAAAATTTTGAGAGAACTCAGAATTTTGATTTTTGAGCCATTTTAGGGTATATGGCTTTGGATTGCCATTTTCATCGGATTCATTGAGCTCAAAAAGGCTTACTAAGCTATTGCCACACTTTATGTTTATGTCAATATTTGGGAGCGTTTGCAGTTCTTTTGAAGCGATATTTTCATAATAGCTGTATTTGAGTAGCTCTATCCAAAGGCGTAGTTTGCAGATTTCTACAGAATTTGGGTTTATATCCACGCCAAAAAGGCAGTTTTCGATAAGCTCTTTTTTGGTATAGAAAATCGCCTTTTGGATTTTGTGCGCTTCTATGCCCTCGTGTGCGGGAATGGCATAATCTAGCATTTTGCCCTGCGAATCTTTGATAAGCAACTCATCATTTTCTAGTGCCAAATCAATGTCGCTAAGTCGCCTCCCATCGCAATCAAGCAATAATCCCAACTCACTTTTTATAGAGATAAGCTCATTTAGCGCGGAGACTAGGAAGTGTCCGCTCCCCACCGCAGGGTCGCAAATGCGGATAGAGAGAAAGATTTTGTTGTATTTGGCTAAAATCTCTTTTGTGCTGTCATTGTGAAATTCCACGCATTGCGTGGATTTACCCACCCCTAAATCCCCTCCGCAGGGGAGGGGACTTTTTAAGTCGTGGCAATCCAAAGTTTCCCCCTCCCTTGCGGAGGGGGCTAGGGGGTGGGTATCTATTTTATGGATTGCTTCGTTATGGCTATCGCCACTGCCTCGCAATGACGAATCTAGCGCATTTCTAGCGTGGCGGATTTCGCGGTGGATTTCGTCCTCTATGTCGGCTATGGTTTTGCACTGCCATTTTGGATTCGCGCTATTAAATTTTTCCACCACGATTTTGCGAATCGAGCTTTGGCACATATAGCGCGTGATAAAGCTAGGCGTGTAGAAAGAGCCCTCTTTGTAGCCATTTAGCTTTTCAAAGACTAGCCCCAAAACAGCGGAGTTTATGAGCTTATCGTGGTTTGTCTTGGCGTAGTTTTGCACATCGCTAGGCGTGGTGGTGAAGTCATAAGCGTGTAAAAACGCAAATAAATACTCTAGCAAGGGAAGTGAATCATCTTTGCATATATATTTCTCACGCAAAGTTTTATCACGGCGTAATATCGAATCTGGCGCGATTTTTAGCTCTCTAGATTCAAGAGTGGCGATTTCAAAGCCTTGCGATTCAAGCGCGGATTTCTCAAAAAGGCTAGAGTTTAGATAGGGGATATTTGCTAGATTTTGCGGAATGTCGGCGCGATTTTTCACGGCTAGGACTTTGAAAAATAGCGTATTTAGCGCACCAAAATCACGCAAAATGCTAATGTCTAAAAAGGGCTTCTCAATGTGGCGGAAACTTAGTAGCATTGATTCAAGTAGGCGTAAGAATAAAATGCGGTTATTCCACAGCATAATAAGCGGGAAAATGTGGGAGTCGAAAATGTCGGCTGAATCGCTAGAATCTTGGCTTGATTTGCTCGAATCGCTAAAATCTCGTGGCAGTTTGTCGGCAAAGTCGCTTTTGATTGAATGCAGTAGCGTGTTTGGCGTGGGGCTTGGCAAAATCAGTGCCTTGCGGTTTTGCTCGACTTGCACTAAGCCTAAAATGTAGAGTAGCTCTTTGTAAAATCGCTCATTTAGCGTGTTTGCATCGATATAGTGCGGGATTTGTAGCAAGACGCTTGGCGATAAAAGCGCGTAAAATAGGGCTAAGTCGCGTGGCTTTTCTACAATGGAGGCGACATTGACATAGCAAAACTCTAGCGTGGCATCAATGTCTGGCAAAATCCGTGCGATTTCATCATAAAATTTGCTCGTGCTTGTGTCTGTGCCCTGCTTTTTATCGCAGTTCTTATACGCGGTGTCAATGCGCTTTTGTGCTGCTTTGTCAGCGTTATTTGCGAAAAGTTTGTGGTAGGCTTTGGCGTTTATTATGTAGAATTCGTGCGCGGTGCAAAGGATAATGTGCTTTATGTTGTTGTTGGTGTGAGATTCGCGCAGGTAGTAGAGAATGGACTCATAGAATGCTTTGGATTCCAAAGATTCCCCCTCCCTTGCGGAGGGGGTTAGGGGGTGGGTTTGATTTTGTGGCGTTTTGACAAATTCTGCCTTGTTGCTAAGCGACTTGACTTCAAAAAGCACTTTTGGAATATCATCATCATAAATCGCCAAATCCGCCTTACCGCGCGTATTACAATCATAATCAAAGGTGGTGGATAAAAACTGCGCGATTACATTCTTTTGGAACTCCTCGCTATCACCTTTTTGCGCGTTTTTTGTCATAGTGGCAATCGCGCTTGCAAACTCGCTCAAATCCTCGCTAGGAGCTAAATCTCTACACTGCCCCCCCCCCCTTAATGAACTCATCTAAAGCGATATGTTTGTAAATCATCGTTGTCCTTTTGTGAAATCATTGGGAAATCAAATTATACAACACAAAATTGTGTTTCTGATTTTTGCAGTGCGACTTATCAAAAATCGTGGAATCTTAAGTTGAGCATAAGTTGCAAAGTATTACAATTATTTCACTTGTGGTTATTTAACATTGTCGTTTTTGTTGCTGCTTAGCTATAATATTCCAAAATCAAAAGCAGGATTGATTTATGAGTAAAAAAGACGAAATCAAGGCTAGAATTAGTATTTTTCAAGCTATTATTATTTTGCTTATAACTACGCTATTTGCTATATTTGGTTATACGGCGATTCACTATAAAGAGTATGATTTGATGCTTGTTGTATGCACAGTATTAGCTTGTGTGTTTCTTGTGGTTATGATTTGCATTTGTGTGAAGTATTTTCTAAAATATGTAAAAAAATTAAGGAGGCTAAAATGATTGGTGTGGTTGCTGTGGTATTTGCTTTTATTGCGTTTTTTGGCTCGCTACTTTATGTGGCTTATGCTGTTGGTAGGGATTAGAATTTTGCTACTCCTTATGCTAGATAAATTCAAATAAGCAATAGTAAAAATGAATCACTTGGACGAACAGCATATACACATCTTGCAGGGAATTTATAAATCATCTTGTGGTGGACTAAAGAGAGTATTGATTGGGGAAGATGGTGGCATTTACATAGCGAATACAAAAGAAAGATTAGATTGTGTACATTGCTTAGAATTTCTACAAGAACAAGGGTATATTGCTGGTATAGAAAAGCCTATACAAAGAATGAATGGCGATAAAGTATATATCTTGAATATAGAAATCACTAGGGAAGGAATAGAATTTGTCAAAAATTTAGAAAATCAACAAGATATAATCCAAAATGAAAACACCAAATCATACAGAATCTCACCAAAAATAAAATCTGTATTGTCAAAAATTATCATTGGCGTTGTTGTTGGCATTGTTGCAACTGTTGTTGGTGGCTTGATTTTGCATTTTTTAACTAGATAGTAGATATTTTACTAAAGATTTTACATTCAAACTCCACAACTATCCCTTAGCCTATCCACCACAGCATTTGTAATATCCTCACCACTCCAAACGCCTCCCCGCTAAATTTATCCTCTCCATTCGCATAGCACTTCACAATCCAGCGATTGCCCTCTTGTTTTATAGGTATCCAAAAATGATAGCCCCTCATTCCCTCTTTTTTTAGAAATCGCTTTGTAGATTTTCTCTAGCTCACTTATTTTGCGTGTGTAGTCGCTCTATCCAACGCTAAAGATCCCACCCTTATAGTAGCTGTATTTGGCTCTTTTGAAGTCCCCTCCCTTAGTGCAAGGGGGGTTGGGTGGGTATCTTTTTTGTTAGTAAAAAACGCGGAAAACTCGTCATTATACCTCACTTTTTCGTCATTGCGAGAATTTGCGTTAGCAAATTCGTGGCAATCCACCACGCCGTCATTGCGAGGCAGTGGCGAAGCCGCAACGAAGCAATCCATTTATTTATTTTGTGGATTACTAAAGAAACTTTGACTTCGCCTTGTTTTGCCACGCAAGTATTGCGACTTGCTCGCAATGACAGAAATATTTTCGTTTGCTTTGTTGGCAACGGAAGCATTTGCATTGCTAGCAGTTGCTGACTTTACTTGAAGCACGGAGGTGGTATCTACCCACCCCCTTAATCCCCCTCCGCAATGGAGGGGGAAATAATTGGTTTGTCTGCATTTGTGCTAAGGGAGGATAACTCTTAAGATTGTCGTATTGAGTGCAAGCGAAATATCTAAATGAATTTGCACATTACTTGTTTGCTTGGATACTTTTGCATTTTTTGATAGTTTTAAGCTTTTGAATTTTTGGATACTTCGGTTTCTTGCGAAACTTCAGTATGACAGCTTTTCATCATTGCAAAGCTTGCCTTTAGGCTTTGTAAAATAATCGTTGTCCTTTGTCAAAATCGTTGTTCTAAGTCAAATGATGCAAATTTTCAAAAGTTATGACAAACTCACTACCCTTGCCTAGCTCACTATTTAGCGTGATTGTGGCGTTGTGGATTTTGGCTACGCGCTTGACTATGGCTAGTCCTAGTCCGTTGCCACCTAGCTTTTTGCTACGACTTTTATCTATGCAATAAAATCGCTCAAAAACGCGCTCTTGCTCACTTGGCGCGATGCCTATGCCATTATCACTCACGCGTAGAATCACACCATTTTCATCGCTCTTTAGGGTGATTTTCACGGCACTACCTTTGGGGCTGTATTTGATAGCGTTTTCACTAAGGTTGTAAACCATATCCTCAAG
This genomic stretch from Helicobacter macacae MIT 99-5501 harbors:
- a CDS encoding type II toxin-antitoxin system YafQ family toxin; this translates as MAKYNINYAKSFIKDYKKLQTKEKDLTDALIDKLANGKTLEPKHNDHALNGNLQGTRECHIKPDLLLIYEKFDDILQLNALRVGSHSKLFKK
- a CDS encoding type IIG restriction enzyme/methyltransferase; the protein is MSSLRGGGQCRDLAPSEDLSEFASAIATMTKNAQKGDSEEFQKNVIAQFLSTTFDYDCNTRGKADLAIYDDDIPKVLFEVKSLSNKAEFVKTPQNQTHPLTPSAREGESLESKAFYESILYYLRESHTNNNIKHIILCTAHEFYIINAKAYHKLFANNADKAAQKRIDTAYKNCDKKQGTDTSTSKFYDEIARILPDIDATLEFCYVNVASIVEKPRDLALFYALLSPSVLLQIPHYIDANTLNERFYKELLYILGLVQVEQNRKALILPSPTPNTLLHSIKSDFADKLPRDFSDSSKSSQDSSDSADIFDSHIFPLIMLWNNRILFLRLLESMLLSFRHIEKPFLDISILRDFGALNTLFFKVLAVKNRADIPQNLANIPYLNSSLFEKSALESQGFEIATLESRELKIAPDSILRRDKTLREKYICKDDSLPLLEYLFAFLHAYDFTTTPSDVQNYAKTNHDKLINSAVLGLVFEKLNGYKEGSFYTPSFITRYMCQSSIRKIVVEKFNSANPKWQCKTIADIEDEIHREIRHARNALDSSLRGSGDSHNEAIHKIDTHPLAPSAREGETLDCHDLKSPLPCGGDLGVGKSTQCVEFHNDSTKEILAKYNKIFLSIRICDPAVGSGHFLVSALNELISIKSELGLLLDCDGRRLSDIDLALENDELLIKDSQGKMLDYAIPAHEGIEAHKIQKAIFYTKKELIENCLFGVDINPNSVEICKLRLWIELLKYSYYENIASKELQTLPNIDINIKCGNSLVSLFELNESDENGNPKPYTLKWLKNQNSEFSQNFREKLLRYNDLVQTYKEKLGDKQAIAKEIESIKSYFKTTLLDNSFVSKQMKDKLKNFIEIYGDEVFDIGTPFGMEMIKISRNNGMKFIPKIQANKDDVFEYSTPKEIDNQGQKLLDSIKADFDNIQSIKEQQTFEWRFEFPEVLDLQSLQSKQEKAKLHNAKKRAGQNPTPNELDSIGDFMGFDLIIGNPPYVVKRKIEYPQYKWNSDLYTMFFEMGFKIAKPNYYVNFITPRFWLVNESLQSMRKYFLEKVNLLSLSESNPFTRAKTENVIAEIQICTPNQSTIKHYKETNEIFNFIDNVEKDIFAQNAKSEIIFNVDKNLIALFDKICKDTILLKSIMQTKRGAEYGKNFVRDFRKGMKILCGGEVKAYSVEWNQTFIDSKLKDIQRLFDFFQSKDLIYLRRVDKRLSASMTSESYAFTKNIYGIKITNAKYNPKFILALLNSKLLNFYYLKKFTTKKRGIVPRDSNIFI
- the pstB gene encoding phosphate ABC transporter ATP-binding protein PstB, producing MGVAFKIKDMNLYYGDFRALKNINLELQENEISAFIGPSGCGKSTLLKSLNRMNDLVENCKIKGQILLNDKNIYKNYNVNLLRKKVGMVFQKPNPFPMSIYENLTFGPKTHGIKDKTKLNEIVEKCLKNVALFDELKDRLQTSALSLSGGQQQRLCIARALAINPEVILMDEPTSALDPISTLKIEELVKDLRSKYTIIIVTHNMQQAMRISDKVAFFWLGEMVEFNKTKIIFSDEAKEKKTRDYIAGRFG